One Glycine soja cultivar W05 chromosome 2, ASM419377v2, whole genome shotgun sequence genomic region harbors:
- the LOC114382232 gene encoding pyridine nucleotide-disulfide oxidoreductase domain-containing protein 2-like isoform X2, whose product MWRRSFSSSTAALKGKKWDALVIGGGHNGLTAAAYLARGGLSVAILERRHVIGGAAVTEELVPGFKFSRCSYLQSLLRPSVIKELELGKHGLKLLKSNPSSFTPCLDGRYLLLGPDKDLNHSEISKFSLKDAQAYPRYQTQLESFCKFMDLVLDSPPPESVHHKSSINEKLKNKLQNSVFWASCLRQVSSLGQKDMVDFMDLLLSPASKVLNNWFEADVLKATLATDAVIGSTASVHTPGSGYVLLHHVMGETDGERGIWSYVEGGMGSISKAIGNAAIEAGAHVVTNAEVSRLLIENSSTVCGVALADGTEVHSSIVLSNATPYKTFMELVSNDVLPDDFVRAIKHTDYSSATTKINVAVDKLPEFHCCKLEHPHAGPQHVATIHIGSESMEEIHSACQDAVNGVPSRRPVIEMSIPSILDKTISPPGKHVINLFVQYTPYKPLDGDWQDHDYRESFAQKCFTLIDEYAPGFSTSVIGYDMLTPPDLEREIGLTGNFAIFTQTKTCAVDIFLNQVQVK is encoded by the exons ATGTGGCGAAGAAGCTTCAGTAGCAGCACCGCCGCTCTGAAGGGCAAGAAATGGGACGCGCTGGTAATCGGCGGCGGCCACAACGGCCTGACGGCGGCGGCATACCTCGCGCGCGGAGGCCTCTCGGTGGCGATACTGGAGCGGCGCCACGTGATCGGCGGCGCCGCCGTGACGGAGGAGCTGGTTCCGGGGTTCAAGTTTTCGAGGTGCAGCTACCTCCAGAGCCTGCTGAGACCGTCGGTCATAAAGGAGCTGGAGTTGGGGAAGCACGGCTTGAAGCTTCTGAAAAGCAATCCGTCGTCGTTTACGCCCTGCCTCGACGGACGCTACCTTCTCTTAGGTCCCGATAAGGATCTCAATCACTCTGAGATCTCCAAATTCTCACTCAAAGATGCTCAGGCTTATCCAAG atATCAGACTCAGCTTGAGAGTTTCTGTAAGTTCATGGATCTAGTGCTGGATTCGCCGCCACCTGAATCTGTGCACCATAAATCGTctattaatgaaaaattgaagaataaaTTACAGAATTCTGTATTTTGGGCAAGTTGTCTGCGACAGGTGTCTTCCTTGGGGCAAAAGGATATGGT GGACTTTATGGACCTTCTGTTGTCCCCAGCTTCTAAGGTTTTGAACAACTGGTTTGAG GCAGATGTTCTGAAGGCAACCCTTGCAACTGATGCTGTGATAGGCAGTACA GCCAGTGTCCACACCCCAGGAAGTGGCTATGTGCTGCTACATCATGTGATGGGAGAAACTGACGGGGAACGTGGAATTTGGTC ATATGTTGAAGGTGGAATGGGCTCAATATCCAAGGCTATTGGTAATGCTGCTATTGAAGCTGGAGCACATGTTGTAACCAATGCTGAG GTGTCTCGGTTGTTGATTGAAAACTCTAGCACTGTCTGTGGG GTGGCTTTGGCTGATGGTACTGAAGTGCATTCTTCAATTGTTTTGTCTAATGCAACTCCATATAAAACTTTCATg GAATTAGTGTCCAACGATGTCCTTCCTGATGATTTTGTTCGTGCCATTAAGCACACTGACTACAGTTCT GCTACTACAAAAATAAATGTAGCAGTTGATAAATTGCCCGAATTTCATTGTTGCAAGTTAGAACACCCTCATGCTGGCCCACAGCATGTCGCCACAATTCATATAGGTTCAGAAAG CATGGAGGAGATTCACTCTGCATGTCAAGATGCAGTAAATGGAGTACCGTCGAGAAGACCGGTTATTGAGATGTCAATTCCCTCCATACTGGACAAAACTATTTCTCCACCTG GTAAGCATGTGATCAACCTGTTTGTGCAGTATACACCCTACAAACCATTGGATGGTGACTGGCAAGATCATGACTACAGA GAATCGTTTGCACAAAAATGTTTCacattgattgatgaatatgcTCCTGGCTTCAGCACATCAGTCATTGGTTATGATATGCTGACTCCACCAGATCTTGAAAGGGAAATCGGTTTGACGGGTAACTTTGCCATATTCACCCAAACAAAAACATGTGCAGTTGATATCTTTTTAAATCAAGTGCAAGTAAAATAG
- the LOC114382246 gene encoding AP-3 complex subunit sigma-like: MIKAVLVLNTQGKPRLAKFYEFQSVEKQHDAIRNVFSVLCSRPEHVSNFVDAESFFGPDSRLVYKHFATLYFVFIFDSSENELAMLDLIQVLVETLDKCFRNVCELDIVFNYSKMHTILDEIILGGQVLETSSNEVMKAIEEISRLESASKAINLVPKSVSGWRSQ; encoded by the exons ATGATAAAAGCAGTGCTGGTGTTGAACACGCAGGGGAAGCCTCGTCTCGCCAAATTCTACGAATTTCAG TCTGTGGAGAAGCAGCATGATGCTATTCGCAATGTGTTTTCAG TCTTATGCAGTAGACCTGAACATGTCAGCAATTTTGTGGATGCCGAGTCCTTCTTTGGCCCG GACTCCCGCCTGGTCTACAAGCACTTTGCAACTTTATATTTTGTGTTCATATTTGATAGTTCTGAAAACGAGCTTGCTATGCTTGACTTGATACAAG TGCTTGTGGAAACATTGGACAAATGCTTCAGAAATGTATGTGAGCTTGATATCGTGTTCAACTATAGTAAG ATGCATACTATACTAGATGAGATCATTCTCGGAGGCCAGGTGTTGGAGACAAGTTCAAACGAGGTTATGAAGGCTATTGAAGAAATATCAAG GCTCGAATCAGCATCCAAAGCAATCAATCTTGTTCCAAAATCAGTTTCTGGTTGGAGGTCGCAGTAa
- the LOC114382272 gene encoding phosphatidylinositol transfer protein 3-like translates to MFLLRRQTQNNQENDSSYQDTKVAELKTGLGPLSGRRLKYCTDACLRRYLEARNWNVDKAKKMLEETLKWRATYKPEEIRWAEIAHEGETGKVSRANFHDRLGRTVLIMRPGMQNTTSAEDNIRHLVYLLENAILNLSEGQEQMSWLIDFTGLSLSTNMSVKTSRDIIHILQNHYPERLAIAFMYNPPRIFQAFWKAIRFFLDPKTVQKVKFVYPNNKDSVELIKSLFPTENLPSEFGGKTSLNYDHEEFSRLMTEDDVKTAKFWGLDEKPFNPPKKGHSGAEVAPEPVPVEAVVS, encoded by the exons ATGTTCCTTCTTAGAAGGCAAACCCAGAATAACCAGGAGAATGATTCCTCATATCAAGATACAAAG GTGGCTGAACTCAAGACAGGTCTTGGGCCCCTCTCTGGTCGTCGATTAAAGTATTGCACAGATGCATGTCTAAGGAGATATTTAGAAGCAAGAAACTGGAATGTTGATAAAGCTAAGAAAATGCTGGAGGAAACACTCAAGTGGAGGGCAACTTATAAGCCAGAGGAAATCCGTTGG GCTGAAATAGCACATGAGGGTGAAACAGGCAAAGTCTCCAGAGCTAACTTCCATGATCGACTTGGGAGGACTGTGCTTATTATGAGGCCAGGGATGCAG AACACAACATCGGCTGAAGATAATATCAGGCATTTAGTCTATCTGTTGGAAAATGCTATCCTAAATCTTTCTGAAGGTCAAGAACAAATGTCATGGTTGATAGACTTCACAGGATTATCACTTAGTACAAATATGTCTGTTAAAACATCTCGTGATATTATTCACATTTTACAAAACCACTATCCAGAAAGGCTTGCTATTGCTTTTATGTACAATCCACCAAGAATATTCCAGGCTTTCTGGAAG GCCATCAGATTCTTCCTGGATCCCAAGACAGTCCAGAAGGTGAAGTTTGTTTATCCTAACAATAAGGACAGTGTGGAGCTGATAAAATCACTCTTCCCCACGGAAAACCTTCCAAGTGAATTTGGGGGGAAAACAAGTCTAAACTATGACCATGAAGAGTTCTCGCGATTGATGACCGAGGATGATGTGAAAACTGCCAAGTTCTGGGGACTTGATGAGAAGCCCTTCAACCCTCCTAAGAAGGGGCATTCGGGAGCAGAGGTGGCACCGGAACCAGTGCCTGTTGAGGCAGTAGTTAGTTAG
- the LOC114382264 gene encoding protein N-lysine methyltransferase METTL21A-like: protein MATQEDEEDEIINPFTMLLIHEEDKPSVSATLPAAAPNHHLLQHHPLRSIQSTVAIRQLPSEGLSFQLWPAATSLVSLLDLHRENPPSASPLSAALHGRRRIIELGSGTGLVGIAAAATLGAHVTLTDLPHVVPNLRFNADANAAVVGPTGGVITVAPLRWGHAADVEAIGREFDLVLASDVVYHDHLYEPLLETLRLMMLSERNGKMVFVMAHMRRWKKESAFFKKARKHFNVDVLHTDTPCDGSRVGVVVYRFVAKG, encoded by the coding sequence atggccactcaagaagacgaagaagacgAGATAATTAACCCCTTCACAATGCTCCTAATCCACGAAGAAGACAAACCAAGCGTCTCCGCTACCCTCCCCGCGGCTGCACCGAACCACCACCTGCTCCAGCACCACCCCCTCCGTTCGATCCAATCAACGGTCGCCATTCGCCAGCTCCCTTCCGAGGGCCTCTCCTTCCAGCTCTGGCCCGCCGCCACCTCCCTCGTCTCCCTCCTCGACCTCCACCGCGAAAACCCTCCCTCCGCCAGCCCCCTCTCAGCCGCGCTCCACGGCCGCCGCCGCATCATCGAGCTCGGCTCCGGCACCGGCCTCGTCGGAATCGCCGCCGCCGCCACCCTCGGCGCCCACGTGACTCTCACGGACCTTCCTCACGTGGTTCCCAATCTCCGATTCAATGCGGACGCCAACGCCGCGGTTGTGGGGCCCACCGGAGGGGTAATAACCGTCGCGCCGCTCCGTTGGGGCCACGCTGCTGACGTGGAAGCGATTGGGCGGGAGTTTGATCTCGTTCTGGCGTCGGATGTGGTGTATCACGATCACCTGTACGAGCCACTGCTCGAAACGCTGCGTTTAATGATGCTAAGTGAAAGGAATGGGAAGATGGTGTTTGTGATGGCTCACATGAGGAGGTGGAAGAAGGAGTCTgcgttttttaagaaggcgaggAAGCACTTCAACGTCGACGTTTTGCACACTGACACGCCTTGTGATGGGTCTAGGGTTGGTGTTGTTGTTTACCGTTTTGTTGCCAAGGGATAA
- the LOC114382232 gene encoding pyridine nucleotide-disulfide oxidoreductase domain-containing protein 2-like isoform X1: MWRRSFSSSTAALKGKKWDALVIGGGHNGLTAAAYLARGGLSVAILERRHVIGGAAVTEELVPGFKFSRCSYLQSLLRPSVIKELELGKHGLKLLKSNPSSFTPCLDGRYLLLGPDKDLNHSEISKFSLKDAQAYPRYQTQLESFCKFMDLVLDSPPPESVHHKSSINEKLKNKLQNSVFWASCLRQVSSLGQKDMVDFMDLLLSPASKVLNNWFEADVLKATLATDAVIGSTASVHTPGSGYVLLHHVMGETDGERGIWSYVEGGMGSISKAIGNAAIEAGAHVVTNAEVSRLLIENSSTVCGVALADGTEVHSSIVLSNATPYKTFMELVSNDVLPDDFVRAIKHTDYSSATTKINVAVDKLPEFHCCKLEHPHAGPQHVATIHIGSESMEEIHSACQDAVNGVPSRRPVIEMSIPSILDKTISPPGKHVINLFVQYTPYKPLDGDWQDHDYRESFAQKCFTLIDEYAPGFSTSVIGYDMLTPPDLEREIGLTGGNIFHGAMGLDSLFLMRPAKGWSNYKTPLKGLYLCGSGAHPGGGVMGAPGRNAARLVLQEVGERT, from the exons ATGTGGCGAAGAAGCTTCAGTAGCAGCACCGCCGCTCTGAAGGGCAAGAAATGGGACGCGCTGGTAATCGGCGGCGGCCACAACGGCCTGACGGCGGCGGCATACCTCGCGCGCGGAGGCCTCTCGGTGGCGATACTGGAGCGGCGCCACGTGATCGGCGGCGCCGCCGTGACGGAGGAGCTGGTTCCGGGGTTCAAGTTTTCGAGGTGCAGCTACCTCCAGAGCCTGCTGAGACCGTCGGTCATAAAGGAGCTGGAGTTGGGGAAGCACGGCTTGAAGCTTCTGAAAAGCAATCCGTCGTCGTTTACGCCCTGCCTCGACGGACGCTACCTTCTCTTAGGTCCCGATAAGGATCTCAATCACTCTGAGATCTCCAAATTCTCACTCAAAGATGCTCAGGCTTATCCAAG atATCAGACTCAGCTTGAGAGTTTCTGTAAGTTCATGGATCTAGTGCTGGATTCGCCGCCACCTGAATCTGTGCACCATAAATCGTctattaatgaaaaattgaagaataaaTTACAGAATTCTGTATTTTGGGCAAGTTGTCTGCGACAGGTGTCTTCCTTGGGGCAAAAGGATATGGT GGACTTTATGGACCTTCTGTTGTCCCCAGCTTCTAAGGTTTTGAACAACTGGTTTGAG GCAGATGTTCTGAAGGCAACCCTTGCAACTGATGCTGTGATAGGCAGTACA GCCAGTGTCCACACCCCAGGAAGTGGCTATGTGCTGCTACATCATGTGATGGGAGAAACTGACGGGGAACGTGGAATTTGGTC ATATGTTGAAGGTGGAATGGGCTCAATATCCAAGGCTATTGGTAATGCTGCTATTGAAGCTGGAGCACATGTTGTAACCAATGCTGAG GTGTCTCGGTTGTTGATTGAAAACTCTAGCACTGTCTGTGGG GTGGCTTTGGCTGATGGTACTGAAGTGCATTCTTCAATTGTTTTGTCTAATGCAACTCCATATAAAACTTTCATg GAATTAGTGTCCAACGATGTCCTTCCTGATGATTTTGTTCGTGCCATTAAGCACACTGACTACAGTTCT GCTACTACAAAAATAAATGTAGCAGTTGATAAATTGCCCGAATTTCATTGTTGCAAGTTAGAACACCCTCATGCTGGCCCACAGCATGTCGCCACAATTCATATAGGTTCAGAAAG CATGGAGGAGATTCACTCTGCATGTCAAGATGCAGTAAATGGAGTACCGTCGAGAAGACCGGTTATTGAGATGTCAATTCCCTCCATACTGGACAAAACTATTTCTCCACCTG GTAAGCATGTGATCAACCTGTTTGTGCAGTATACACCCTACAAACCATTGGATGGTGACTGGCAAGATCATGACTACAGA GAATCGTTTGCACAAAAATGTTTCacattgattgatgaatatgcTCCTGGCTTCAGCACATCAGTCATTGGTTATGATATGCTGACTCCACCAGATCTTGAAAGGGAAATCGGTTTGACGG GAGGGAATATATTCCATGGTGCTATGGGGTTGGATTCCCTTTTCCTCATGCGACCTGCAAAGGGATG GTCAAACTACAAGACTCCGCTTAAAGGGTTATACTTATGCGGAAGTGGGGCACATCCTGGTGGTGGTGTTATGGGAGCACCTGGACGTAATGCTGCTCGTTTAGTTCTTCAAGAGGTTGGAGAAAGAACTTAA
- the LOC114382221 gene encoding 7-methyl-GTP pyrophosphatase-like: protein MATKNPPFKIILGSSSKARREILAEMGYEFAIMTADIDEKGIRREKPEDLVMALAEAKADAIVQRLPVGGPLEEDASTTLLITADTVVVYRGVIREKPTSEKEAHEFIKGYSGSHAAVVGSIVVTNLATGKRCGGWDSAEVYFLEIPDEVIDSLIDEGITFNVAGGLMLEHPLTLPFVDAVVGSTDTVMGLSKALTEKLLLEAL, encoded by the exons ATGGCTACAAAAAATCCACCCTTCAAG ATAATTCTGGGCTCTTCTTCGAAGGCTCGTAGAGAGATTCTTGCTGAGATGGGATATGAGTTCGCAATAATG ACTGCAGACATTGATGAGAAAGGTATTAGGAGAGAAAAGCCAGAAGATTTGGTAATGGCATTAGCTGAGGCAAAG GCTGATGCTATTGTGCAAAGGCTCCCTGTTGGGGGTCCATTGGAGGAAGATGCTTCTACAACACTGTTAATTACTGCAGACACG GTTGTGGTGTATCGAGGAGTAATAAGGGAAAAACCAACTAGTGAAAAAGAAGCACATGAATTCATCAAAG GATATTCTGGTAGTCATGCAGCAGTGGTAGGATCTATTGTAGTAACTAACCTTGCAACTGGAAAACGATGTGGGGGCTGGGACAGTGCAGAG GTTTACTTCCTTGAAATTCCAGATGAGGTCATTGATAGTCTG ATTGACGAGGGGATTACATTCAACGTTGCTGGAGGTTTGATGCTGGAACATCCATTGACATTACCCTTTGTGGATGCAGTA GTTGGATCGACTGATACAGTGATGGGACTTTCCAAAGCTCTTACAGAGAAACTCTTATTGGAAGCACTATAG